From the Sardina pilchardus chromosome 11, fSarPil1.1, whole genome shotgun sequence genome, the window acaacatgcacacattctGTGTTGTGATATATGACTTCCATATCATCTTGATATTATTTTTGTGAGACTGTTAAATATGGCACAACATTCTGTTAGTAATCATTTGCACTGGCTTCTGACAAAGACCTTTTGACTCaccactgaatgtatgtgtactaGAAGAGTATTAACAAGCTGTTATTTTAATGTGACGCTCACAGATTAAGTCTTTGAAAGTAGTTTTTTTTATATCTGTTCACAGTCCCTCCACTgaagacaaaagaaaacagGGGGTTCTGTTTGGGTGTTTTATAATATTGTTTTCATTGCAAGTTGGGGATCTACTGTAAGAAATGACTCTTGAGTTTTACTCTTATGTTAATTGGGTTTATACTGCGTGCCTAACTACCAACTTCCTGTTACTGTTCCCAACAAcacttttcttcctctttttcagtGCTCTTCATCCTCTCATCTTTTTGTCTTGCTTTGAGTCTCTATCCCTGTATCATCCACTGACTCACATGCagactcacctacacacacagtcggTTGGTTGGagtcaattgtgtgtgtgtgtgttttatgtggatTGTACTGTTCTGAGCCATACTGACATACTGCTTCTGCTTGTTCTTCACTGTTCGTAACTGCACTTTATTTGGTTGATTACatccaatgaaaatgttttggagCATCACTAAGTGTAGTGGGGTCACTTTTTGTGATACGTAGGAGGACATCCTCCTGGCAGCATGATATGTGTAGGGGGACATCCTTAGTGCAAGCCCCTGGCAGCATGAGAGGGTGGATGTGGAGACTTACTGTCCTGTCAGGGCATACGGAGGAGTTTTTCCTTCATCTCAACACTCTCCCTGATGAAGGACCACGCCATTGGTACAGCATGATGACAAACAGCAATCACACAGTAAATAGTTAACACCTCATCTATAAACTCATCCCATTATTTGGAAACTATTTCCAACATGAGAGAAGGGTTGTGTTGTCTGTCATGGGGAGAAGAGTTTAACATGTCTGTCTACGCATTGTGTATTTCCTTACGTTTCTAAGAAATGGATACAGATCATCATTGTTTAGTGTGAGAGTGATCCAGATCACCATCTGGGTCCAGGAGgcgcttggcagaggtctgtgctctcggaGAGCTTTTCTGGTTTATTTGAATAACCATGATAAATTATCTCTGTGAAAATCTGAAAACTCTCAAGATTTCTTGCACCTTCAGAATAGTGAGTCGTGAATGTACCAACACTGCTAGGCCTATTAAAACAGGCTATCATTGGGCCTATCAAAGACACGCATCTCGTAGTCTACCAAGCACCTCATCTAAACCACGCGTTGTGCAGGTGTCTGAAGTTGAAGCACCTGCGTTAGTCCTTTCTACAGTGGCTACACATAGGCTACCATATAGCCctagtgttatttttttttctttcaaataaTCGCACAGTTTTCGGGAAGGGTAGTTTATTTCGAAGTTATCacaatttgtatttatttattttacgtTAATTGCACGCAAGTCATGAGCAACTCGAATCGGCGACGTTTGTCCGTGAGTGGGGTGAAAAATGAATCGGAGCTTTTAAGTAACACTGATAGGTGTTCTTTGTTAAACCAACTAAACACTGAGGACAGGTTATTGCCCGACAGCGGCACCGCAGAGAGCACGGAGAGCGATTCGGCGAATTCAACCAACATTTCAGATGAAGTAAACGACGGGCTGAGCTTCGTTAAAAGGCCAATCAAGCTCGAACGTCGTCTGATCGactggagagaagaggattCCCTGGATTGTGACGAAGACTTCTTGGGATGGTGTGTAGGCTTGTATAACCTTAGCATTGGTAGGCCCACTCATGTTTAAGATGAGAAATCTGGTAAGAGGCCATGTGTGACTTGAAAGGCATCGTGTTTTACAGAAACCATGTTGAGGCTAGCCTAAATCAAAGATGCAGGCCTAATTGCCTAATTGTTCACAAACTAAATTAATTAATGTTGTGCAAACTGCTCTGTTGTATGGAATTCCAATCAGAGCTGCCAAAGGTAATCAGAAGATTTTAATAGCCTTTTGCGCATGGACAGAAATATCACTGTGTGACCCATTATTAAGAATAGGAATAgaaatggaatccttggacATTAAGGAAGCAACATATCCCAGCGATGTTATTTCTTCTGCTTTGATTTTGCTGTGATTAACATAATTTGATATGAAAAAGAGTAACTCATCCATGGCATTTTAGATGAGACTCTTGTAAGATGCACGTTTGTCTGCTGATAGGCACAGAGACAGGAGATCCTGTCATGTGAGTGATTTGGAGGATTTACTACGACATCAGCTGCTCCTTAAATCacaagaggaggtgagagagaatgtttgttATAATCTTTCTACAGTAGGGCAGGCCTACATATAGATGCAGTGCAAGCTCAACATGAGGAAGTGTTCTATAAATACTGGTTACATAATCTTTAACTGGAATGGAGAGTTTCTGTAGTAGAACATAGGCAATGCAatattatgctgtgtgtgtgtgtgtgtgtgtgtgtgtgtgtgtgtgtgtgtgtgtgtgtgtgtgtgtgtgtgtgtgtccgcttcACAGAATCAGCAGCAGGAAGCCTGTATAGTTTCTATGAAGACCAAGCATAAGGGAGAGCTGGCAGATTCACATGCTGAAATAAATGCCCTAAGACAGGTATGGCCGGCTCCATTGCACAACTACACACCCCATAGTTTTTGTTCCGTAATCTCTCACCTAAGGCGGGATACAGAGTCCCATGATCGTTGAACCAGAGTTCTCTTTGTCGGCCTCTTTGCCTCTTGCTCTTAACAACATCCAGTGCTTTGGGATGGATCCTCTGAACATGTCTTTcgttagttgttttttttttcacctggtCCGTTTGGTTTATCTCAGGAGAACGAGCAGCTGAGGACGGCGCTGCTGAAGGCGCAGACAGAGGTCATCCGCATACAGACCCAGCTGGACAAACTCAAGCAGGAGTTCACAACCCCGCAAGTCTCCTCTTTCTATAGTatctctgggtgcctctcattcgtcttttatctGTTCTCCTGtccttcctctgtcctcgtactcactgatctagataaagaatgatggggcggcaacaatgggatagtctatccagtgctagttatagatcagtgagaagtgagaacgagtctggaggggcatcgaggatcaaggagggatgttgagagaggccctcTGTCTGGTTTCTGTGCTGTGGGTCAAGCAATAAGCGTTAACTCAATGGTAAAATCAGTTTAAGCACCCTCTAGTGGAGAGTGGTTTAAGGTCACTCTCTACACAAAGAATCTTTTCAATCACCATTGTTTTCTGCCACGTTGCAAATAGTTTCTAAATTGTGGGATGAGTTTAGAGATGAGGTGTTTACTATTTGCTGTTTGTCCtcgtgctgtagcctactgatggTGTGTTCCTTCATCAGGGAGAGTGTTGAGATGAAGGAGAAAACTCCTCTGTATGCCCTGACAGGACAGTAAGTCTCCACATCCACCCTCTCATGCTGCCAGGGGCTTGCAGTAGGGACGTCCCCCTACGCATATCACAACACATATCACAACCAGCCCTGCTGGTTCACTGACCTGGATTTGTGGACAGTGTGTAGTGACTGTCTGTCCTTCTCAGTGTAGATGTACgttttgtatgtgtatttgtatgccaTTTTGTCTCCTGTCTCACCTGCTTAGGAACTACACAAATGAGCAATTTTGATATCTCCAGCATGTTTATAAAATAAGGAATGTACTGATGTTCATGAATGTTCTCCTtatcaaataaacaaaataatccAAATACTTTCAACCATGTATTCATACAtgtcagacaaacacaaaatctCCCTTTCTGGTTGCTCTCCCTCCACTTCCCACAtcatcttctctctgttctctcggACAGGATAATGGGCAGGACTTCACCCATAGGGCTGACACCTCATCTGGACAGTGTCATTGGTCATTGGTCAACCTATACAACGGTACCTTTTCCCAAACGTTTAAATAGTAGATGCTGTGTAAACAGGATACATTTTAAGAGTCAATAGTTCCATGCAAATCAAGACACAGATGTAATGTGTTCACAGAGTTGCACTTAAAATGACTTCCCTACTTGGGCATAGTTCATTTAAGTGGACACATAAAGCATGATGaagaggtgttgtgtgtgtgtgtgtttgtgtgaatgttaaTAACTCCATTTGCCTACATGCAGTCATCAAGAAGATGCCACAATATCCCTGGCAGTCTCATGCCCACCCAAAGACGGATTTTGTTCTTAAATAGGTGAAGTATTTtaagatgtacagtaggtgtccttaagcctaccttacactgacagactttgacaagatttgggaaagattcttgaaagattgtagtcttttgagtaaggctttaatgaggggcattagttataCAAtctttcaagtaggcctatctcTCCCAAATCTGTCactgactgcgtttacatgcactttagtatcccGGTTATGAGCAGGATTTTAAAGTATCccggttttgtttttgttcatgtaAACATAATTTCACGATTTCGGAACCCCCGTAATCGGATAAGCCCTTATCCCGGTAACGAGTATACCGGTTATGCTAGGTGGCGTACTCCGAGAGAAACCGGGATACAgttccatgtacagtatacagcttATCCCGGTTTCTCAGGCAAAACACGCGATTGCATTAGAAACCGGAATACGGTGCTAATAGAACTTTATTGTTGGTAACCGGAATACTATTATTCATCATGTAAACAGGGACATTAATAAccgggtttctctgtgttcatgtaaacaccacatcctgaatatgatcagaatcgggataagcctcataaccgggttactaaagtgcatgtagaGGCAGTCATGTATACAGGGTTATTAATAACtgggtttctctgtgttcatgtaaacaccatatcctgaatatgatcagaatcgggataagcctcataaccggataagtaagggataatcaacgacgcgccgtgcgtttataggaaaataatgcacgttcgaagtggtaataaggacccgacgccgcaggcggaggggactttacacttcgataagtgcattattttcctataaacgcacagggcgcggagttgattatcccgcttataccactgctactatcattttcgtttatattgccgctgtcttagatacaacgttgctgtttttacagttacattcacattggcgaattgatattcaagtgtaataagcccaaaaaaacgaactacttcatagccgtgcggtatatagaaaaataatgcacgttccaaatagcgcatcacaataggaaatttgaccaagcagtggtataaagtgcatgtaaacgcagtcagtgtaaggtaggctttacctgCAAGCACATAATGGATGCATGCCCTCACCTGTCCTTCATGTCTGTTGCTCTCCCCGTCTCTCTTAGTGGCCTGTCAGACAGCGAGTCTGCGCTGGATCCTCTGAGCTATGATGATCTGAAGGAGAGTGACCGAGAGACAGCGCTGGAATCGGGTCAGGACACAACAGTATGTGCACTCCGTATGTGCTGAAGCTCAGGTGGTCGACCAAGGCGCAAGCAACACAAACTTCACTGATCTCCCATTCTGAGGGAGAAGGACGAATGCTGATAAAACATGACATTACTTCTTTGAAACTACTGTCAATATGGCTAAAGACATCTGCACAATGAACACATTTAACTGCATGTTTCTTGAGTTAAGTATTTATGTTGAATGGCATCTAGGAGCTGGAGACTACCTTGGAGTCGACAGAGTCTTCCTGTGGCAGTCCTGCTATGCTGTCCCAACTTAAACTGACACCTGGTCCTCCTCTCCAGGTGAGACAGGACTGGATTCatctcgtctgtgtgtgtgtgtgtctgtcctcccATCAATCCTTCTGTCATGTTTAGGTTCTCAGTTGTTCTCGAAGTGAAGTGCAATGTTGCCACAGACTCTTCACTTAATTACACTTGAAGTCAATATTATGTGATCATCATCAttacatgaatgtatgtgtgtgtgtgtgtgtgtgtgtgtgtgtgtgtgtgtgtgtgtgtgtgtgtgttttagccgGGAGGTGTGCCATCCTGTGAGGACCAGAGGAGTGAACCCACGTACCGGTTGGTCCTGGCGGGAGATTTGGGCTCTGGGAAGTCCAGCTTTCTCCTGCGCCTCAGTCAACATCAGTTCAAAGAGAACATGCGCTCCACCGTGGGTAGGACAATTCCACAAGGACAGCATATctattcacataaacacacacattttctataCATGCCCAGCCATAAAGAGCATGCTATGC encodes:
- the LOC134095857 gene encoding ras and EF-hand domain-containing protein-like is translated as MKEKTPLYALTGQIMGRTSPIGLTPHLDSVIGHWSTYTTSSRRCHNIPGSLMPTQRRILFLNSGLSDSESALDPLSYDDLKESDRETALESGQDTTELETTLESTESSCGSPAMLSQLKLTPGPPLQPGGVPSCEDQRSEPTYRLVLAGDLGSGKSSFLLRLSQHQFKENMRSTVGVDCQIKRMLVDGKRMALQIWDTAGQERFQSISRSYFRKADGILLLYDITSEKSFLNITQWLEQIEACTTSPVPMCLVGNKADLRGKVTSSLCVSSACGVRLATSCGALFFETSAKDGTNVVEAVLHLAREVRKTRGALTGSTLQLSSLGGRSPTAGSCCWTLA
- the LOC134096182 gene encoding uncharacterized protein LOC134096182, with protein sequence MSNSNRRRLSVSGVKNESELLSNTDRCSLLNQLNTEDRLLPDSGTAESTESDSANSTNISDEVNDGLSFVKRPIKLERRLIDWREEDSLDCDEDFLGWHRDRRSCHVSDLEDLLRHQLLLKSQEENQQQEACIVSMKTKHKGELADSHAEINALRQENEQLRTALLKAQTEVIRIQTQLDKLKQEFTTPQPTDGVFLHQGEC